A single window of [Clostridium] hylemonae DSM 15053 DNA harbors:
- the leuC gene encoding 3-isopropylmalate dehydratase large subunit — protein MGMTMTQKILAAHAGLDHVEAGQLIEAKLDVVMANDITGPMAVPVFNQMADKVFDREKVVLVPDHFTPNKDIKSAENSKSIREFARAQGLTHYYEVGQMGIEHALLPEKGITVAGECIIGADSHTCTYGALGAFSTGVGTTDIATGMATGELWFKVPSAIKFVLSNKPSRYVSGKDIIIHIIGKIGVDGALYKSMEFTGKGISNLSMDDRFTMANMAIEAGAKNGIFIVDEQAETYMKEHSDKSYTIYEADEDAVYDEVVEIDLSKVRPTVAFPHLPGNAKTIDEIEAMEPVRIDQVVIGSCTNGRMEDMRRAAAVLKGHKVHPDVRAMIIPATQKIYKQCISEGLVDIFIDAGCAFNTPSCGPCMGGHMGVLAAGEKCVSTTNRNFVGRMGHVDSLIYLASPEVAAASAIAGHIANPEKAGDR, from the coding sequence ATGGGAATGACGATGACACAGAAGATTCTTGCGGCACATGCGGGACTTGACCATGTGGAGGCGGGACAGCTGATCGAGGCAAAGCTTGACGTAGTTATGGCCAATGATATCACAGGCCCCATGGCGGTGCCTGTATTTAACCAGATGGCGGATAAAGTATTCGACAGGGAAAAGGTGGTCCTTGTTCCGGACCATTTTACTCCGAACAAAGATATCAAATCTGCGGAGAATTCCAAATCGATCCGCGAATTTGCCAGAGCCCAGGGGCTGACACATTATTATGAGGTGGGGCAGATGGGGATCGAACACGCGCTGCTGCCGGAGAAAGGTATCACTGTAGCGGGGGAATGCATCATCGGCGCGGACTCGCACACATGTACATACGGGGCGCTCGGAGCATTTTCCACCGGTGTGGGCACGACAGACATAGCGACCGGAATGGCGACCGGAGAGTTGTGGTTTAAAGTTCCTTCCGCCATAAAGTTCGTGCTGAGCAATAAGCCGTCACGGTATGTGAGCGGCAAAGATATCATCATACATATTATCGGAAAGATCGGCGTGGACGGCGCGCTTTATAAGTCCATGGAATTCACGGGCAAAGGCATCTCGAACCTTTCGATGGACGACCGTTTTACCATGGCGAACATGGCGATCGAGGCCGGGGCGAAAAACGGGATCTTTATCGTTGACGAACAGGCTGAGACATATATGAAGGAACACTCTGACAAGAGCTACACGATATATGAGGCGGATGAGGACGCCGTCTACGATGAGGTGGTGGAGATCGATCTCTCCAAAGTACGTCCTACGGTGGCGTTCCCTCATCTTCCGGGCAACGCAAAGACGATCGATGAGATCGAGGCTATGGAGCCGGTCAGGATCGACCAGGTCGTTATCGGTTCCTGTACGAACGGCCGTATGGAAGACATGAGAAGAGCGGCGGCTGTGCTGAAGGGACATAAAGTGCATCCGGATGTACGCGCCATGATAATTCCTGCCACGCAGAAGATCTATAAGCAGTGTATCAGCGAAGGGCTGGTGGATATCTTTATTGACGCCGGCTGCGCGTTCAATACACCGAGCTGCGGTCCGTGCATGGGCGGGCACATGGGTGTGCTCGCGGCAGGGGAAAAATGCGTTTCCACCACAAACCGGAACTTTGTCGGCAGAATGGGACATGTAGATTCCCTTATTTACCTTGCATCCCCGGAAGTGGCGGCGGCAAGCGCCATCGCGGGTCA
- a CDS encoding isopeptide-forming domain-containing fimbrial protein: MKYVARQWRLFASGLFLLLFCLILKGEARAASVTLEQGEAVYYQGYSTHYYYIDGVLGYCLEPGKVPPSDGSYDSQVIDNSQLLSKAMYYVYGGPGYETHMKPALAQVWQTKENAYCLSHCVLSYIYDGMSGDSDAFIGLNEEMKDQVVRCASWIREWPAIPKPDIAFSGTEFQSWFDREGKQQRTDEITCVGDADNSMTVPLPEGVWLVNVTKGTRTSGNVAVSGGDRFYLSADAGLFNGERYESGELYGSRRQAWRTLVIKPGESGQNIGAGRLVTVGTAPASLAVSWLPKPELETKKQADKTGKTYKLGDVITYTIEVTQRIQDAVAKNVVISDTILTEGVKLQKNSVVLLDAGQRTVPDAVISAEGNTYTIRSGQSLEFLQSVEKGEKFYVEYQVVITDASVIGREIENEVVVRADNADEVKDRETVTVEEPEEPKEPQEEPKEIPEEVKKEPEQPEEKPAPKVTVKAEAVKTGDEESLMVLIILLILSCAAITACGKIARKTK, encoded by the coding sequence ATGAAATATGTAGCCAGACAATGGAGGCTGTTTGCGTCCGGTTTATTTTTGCTGCTTTTTTGTCTTATCCTGAAGGGAGAGGCGCGGGCGGCGTCCGTGACTCTTGAACAGGGGGAGGCAGTTTATTATCAGGGATACTCGACTCACTATTATTATATAGACGGCGTTCTCGGATACTGCCTGGAACCTGGCAAGGTACCGCCGTCCGACGGCAGTTATGACTCACAGGTCATCGATAACAGCCAGCTTCTGAGCAAGGCCATGTATTATGTGTACGGAGGGCCGGGGTATGAGACACATATGAAGCCCGCGCTTGCGCAGGTGTGGCAGACAAAGGAAAATGCCTACTGCCTGTCCCACTGTGTACTTTCCTATATTTATGACGGTATGAGCGGGGACAGCGACGCATTTATCGGCCTGAACGAAGAGATGAAGGATCAGGTTGTCCGGTGTGCCTCATGGATCAGAGAATGGCCGGCGATCCCGAAGCCGGATATCGCATTCTCCGGCACAGAGTTTCAGAGCTGGTTTGACAGAGAAGGAAAGCAGCAGCGGACAGATGAGATAACCTGTGTCGGCGACGCGGACAACAGTATGACCGTGCCGCTTCCGGAGGGGGTGTGGCTTGTCAATGTCACAAAAGGGACAAGAACGTCCGGAAATGTGGCTGTGTCAGGCGGCGACCGTTTTTATCTGTCGGCGGATGCCGGGCTGTTTAACGGGGAGCGGTATGAATCGGGAGAGCTGTACGGCAGCCGCCGGCAGGCATGGCGGACGCTTGTCATAAAGCCGGGGGAAAGCGGACAGAATATCGGTGCAGGCAGGCTCGTCACAGTGGGAACTGCGCCCGCCTCTCTGGCGGTATCATGGCTTCCGAAGCCGGAGCTTGAGACAAAGAAACAGGCGGATAAAACCGGAAAGACATATAAACTGGGGGATGTTATCACATATACGATCGAGGTCACACAGCGCATACAGGACGCAGTCGCCAAAAATGTCGTCATTTCAGATACGATCCTGACGGAAGGAGTGAAGCTTCAGAAGAATTCTGTCGTCCTGCTGGATGCCGGACAGCGCACGGTCCCGGATGCCGTCATCTCGGCGGAAGGAAACACATATACGATCCGCTCCGGCCAGTCGCTGGAATTCTTACAGAGCGTAGAAAAAGGAGAGAAGTTCTATGTTGAATACCAGGTCGTCATCACCGATGCGTCTGTTATCGGAAGGGAGATTGAAAATGAAGTCGTTGTGAGGGCGGACAATGCCGATGAAGTGAAAGACAGAGAGACTGTCACAGTGGAAGAGCCTGAAGAACCAAAAGAGCCGCAGGAGGAGCCAAAAGAAATACCGGAAGAGGTGAAAAAGGAGCCGGAGCAGCCAGAAGAGAAGCCTGCGCCGAAAGTTACGGTAAAAGCAGAGGCCGTGAAGACGGGAGATGAAGAAAGTTTGATGGTTCTTATCATATTGCTCATTCTTTCTTGCGCCGCAATCACAGCCTGTGGTAAAATAGCTCGTAAGACTAAGTAG
- a CDS encoding sodium-dependent transporter: MNTREKFSSRLGFLLISAGCAVGLGNVWRFPYITGQYGGAAFVLIYLVFLVLLGLPIMTMEYSVGRASQKSAARSFEELEPEGTKWHFIKLVPLVGNYMLMMFYTTVGGWMLAYFFKTAAGSLSGKNAQQINASFSGFLASPSQQVLWMLVVTVIGFFICSRGLRNGVEKISKYMMGALFLVMIVLVVHSFLLSGAKEGLAFYLIPDFGRALEHYSLGEIIFAALGQAFFTLSLGIGALAIFGSYIGKDHSLVSESLNVVVLDTLVALFSGLIIFPACFTYNIDAGSGPGLIFVTLPATFNEMAGGRVWGSLFFAFMAFAALTTIIAVFENIVAFAMDFGWTRKKAVAVNAVVVILLSLPCALGFNLLSGFQPFGAGSTVQDLEDFIVSNTLLPLGSLLYLLFCTYRYGWGWKNYSQEVNSGKGLKLPNWTKGYISYVLPLIVIFILVDGYLEKLGFPANYLLPVFCLIYPGYLMVQSYMVHRKKKKL, from the coding sequence ATGAACACAAGAGAAAAATTTTCATCACGGCTCGGTTTTCTGCTTATCAGCGCAGGCTGCGCAGTAGGACTCGGCAACGTATGGCGGTTCCCATATATCACCGGACAGTACGGGGGCGCTGCTTTTGTTCTGATATACCTTGTATTCCTGGTCCTTCTCGGTCTTCCGATCATGACTATGGAATATTCCGTGGGACGGGCGTCACAGAAATCCGCCGCCAGATCTTTTGAAGAACTGGAACCTGAGGGAACAAAATGGCATTTTATCAAGCTCGTCCCTCTCGTCGGCAACTATATGCTGATGATGTTCTACACAACGGTCGGCGGCTGGATGCTTGCCTATTTCTTCAAGACCGCGGCCGGCTCGCTGAGCGGCAAAAATGCACAGCAGATCAATGCTTCCTTTTCCGGCTTTCTGGCAAGTCCTTCGCAGCAGGTTCTCTGGATGCTTGTTGTCACCGTCATCGGATTTTTCATCTGTTCCAGAGGGCTCAGAAATGGAGTGGAGAAGATTTCAAAATACATGATGGGCGCGCTGTTTCTCGTCATGATCGTACTCGTTGTGCACAGCTTCCTGCTCAGCGGCGCAAAGGAAGGGCTTGCCTTCTACCTGATTCCTGATTTCGGCAGGGCGCTGGAGCATTATTCCCTCGGCGAGATCATCTTCGCCGCGCTCGGGCAGGCGTTTTTCACGCTGAGTCTCGGTATCGGGGCGCTGGCTATCTTTGGCAGTTATATCGGAAAAGACCACTCTCTCGTATCGGAGAGTCTTAACGTGGTCGTTCTGGATACGCTCGTCGCGCTGTTCTCGGGACTTATCATCTTTCCCGCATGTTTTACGTATAACATAGACGCGGGCAGCGGACCGGGACTTATATTTGTCACACTTCCGGCCACCTTCAATGAGATGGCCGGAGGAAGGGTCTGGGGCTCTCTGTTCTTCGCCTTTATGGCCTTTGCCGCCCTGACTACGATCATCGCGGTATTTGAAAATATCGTGGCATTTGCCATGGACTTCGGCTGGACCCGAAAGAAGGCAGTTGCCGTAAATGCGGTCGTCGTTATCCTGCTCTCCCTTCCATGCGCGCTCGGTTTCAATCTTTTGAGCGGTTTCCAGCCATTCGGCGCGGGAAGCACTGTTCAGGATCTGGAGGACTTTATCGTCTCCAACACACTGCTGCCGCTCGGCTCACTGCTCTATCTGCTCTTCTGTACATACCGGTACGGATGGGGCTGGAAGAACTACAGTCAGGAAGTAAACAGCGGAAAGGGACTGAAGCTTCCGAATTGGACAAAGGGCTACATCTCTTATGTCCTGCCGCTTATCGTTATCTTCATCCTCGTGGACGGTTATCTGGAAAAGCTCGGCTTTCCGGCCAATTACCTTCTCCCGGTATTCTGTCTTATATATCCGGGTTACCTGATGGTACAGTCCTATATGGTACACCGTAAAAAGAAGAAACTATAA
- a CDS encoding putative ABC transporter permease has product MQIYFFILYFFTYGFLGWCTEVAFATTKQHKFVNRGFLNGPICPIYGVGVGIVVQFLAPVKDNLILLYLTSTVLVTLIEWITGFLMDKIFHHKWWDYTGQPLNIGGYVCLVFSLVWGVACVFIVKVVHPLIHKGLSFIPEVVGIVIIAVLGAVLISDIYVTASGILKLNRRLEMMEKIAAELREFSDKVGENIHENVMETMEVTEGIKEKLETATEEQMGRVADLKEKYRELAEHGTRVSNRLLKAFPKMESRRHKDILKELQQRLRK; this is encoded by the coding sequence ATGCAGATTTATTTTTTCATACTATACTTTTTCACATACGGTTTTCTCGGATGGTGTACAGAGGTGGCTTTTGCCACGACGAAACAGCATAAGTTTGTGAACCGGGGGTTCTTAAACGGCCCCATTTGTCCCATCTACGGCGTCGGTGTCGGTATTGTCGTACAGTTTCTTGCCCCGGTAAAGGACAACCTCATATTACTTTATCTTACGTCCACCGTGCTCGTCACACTGATCGAATGGATCACCGGCTTTCTGATGGATAAGATATTTCATCACAAATGGTGGGATTATACCGGCCAGCCGCTGAACATAGGCGGATACGTCTGTCTTGTTTTTTCTCTTGTCTGGGGCGTGGCCTGCGTATTCATCGTGAAGGTAGTCCATCCGCTCATACATAAGGGGCTTTCGTTCATCCCGGAAGTTGTCGGCATTGTGATCATCGCCGTGCTCGGCGCGGTGCTCATTTCAGATATTTATGTTACCGCGTCCGGTATCCTGAAGCTGAACAGACGTCTCGAGATGATGGAGAAGATCGCGGCGGAACTGCGGGAGTTTTCCGACAAGGTAGGGGAGAACATTCACGAAAACGTGATGGAGACGATGGAAGTTACGGAAGGGATCAAAGAAAAGCTGGAGACGGCCACGGAAGAACAGATGGGCCGTGTGGCGGATCTGAAAGAAAAATACAGGGAGCTGGCAGAACATGGAACGAGAGTGAGCAACCGTCTGCTAAAGGCGTTCCCGAAGATGGAATCGAGGCGGCATAAAGACATATTGAAAGAACTCCAGCAGAGATTAAGGAAATAA
- a CDS encoding FeoA family protein, with product MTLKQGKNNQTYEVRSIDIELSLERRLEALGLTEGTQITVLNNDKKGSLTAKFRGTRFAMGRRIADHIEIREVKAQ from the coding sequence ATGACACTGAAACAAGGAAAAAACAATCAGACTTATGAGGTGAGATCGATCGATATTGAGCTAAGCCTGGAGCGCCGCCTCGAAGCGCTCGGTCTGACGGAAGGTACGCAGATCACGGTGCTCAACAACGACAAAAAAGGCTCTCTGACAGCCAAGTTCCGCGGAACCCGCTTTGCCATGGGCAGGCGGATCGCCGACCATATAGAGATCCGGGAGGTTAAGGCGCAATGA
- the feoB gene encoding ferrous iron transport protein B → MRKTINVGFIGNPNCGKTTLFNAFTGANLKVANWPGVTVEKKEGRATYKGQEFKLIDLPGIYSLTSYTMEETVSRECIMSDDVDVIVDVIDASSLERNLYLTLQLIELGKPVVLALNMMDIVEERGMEIDLHRLPEMLGVPAIPVSARKKTGLSILMHAVSHHKEYDRQGPLIHHHPGLKYSHRHNHHDEYAMVYEDYIEDKIDLIIAELSRCYPDLENKRWHAIKILEQDKGVTNAYPLELGNTVDRSYEKDIINQKYNFIEEIIAEVLVNKSRKEASTDKIDRILTSRWLGLPIFLGIMALVFFFTFTIGDWLKGYFEIGLEALSAAVSSGLAAVNTGEMMTSLVVDGIISGVGGILTFLPNIFILFLALAFLEDSGYMARVAFVMDDIMSKLGLSGRAFLPLLLGFGCSVPAIMASRALEHKRDRFKTILVTPFMSCSARLPIYVLFSSMFFGKHAMLVCYSMYVLGIIVAIATAFILSRIDGSRAEHALLIELPEYKAPNARTIAIYVWEKIKDYLTKAGTVIFIASVIMWVILNFGPGGYVTDITESFGSIIGRAVVPVFRPAGLGQWQIIVALIAGIAAKEVVVSSCSVLFGIQNITTAHGMGTMVTTLGSMGFGALNAYALMVFCLLYVPCTATIATMHRELKSWKGTLGIVLFQLVTAWTMSTIIFQIGKLF, encoded by the coding sequence ATGAGAAAAACGATCAATGTAGGCTTTATTGGGAATCCAAACTGCGGAAAGACGACCCTGTTCAACGCGTTTACCGGCGCAAACCTGAAGGTGGCCAACTGGCCGGGTGTCACCGTAGAGAAGAAGGAGGGACGGGCCACATACAAAGGGCAGGAATTTAAGCTCATCGACCTTCCCGGTATCTACAGCCTGACGTCATATACAATGGAAGAAACAGTGTCGCGCGAATGTATCATGAGCGACGACGTGGATGTCATCGTGGACGTCATAGACGCCTCCAGTCTGGAACGGAATCTCTACCTCACACTCCAGCTCATCGAGCTTGGCAAACCAGTCGTCCTGGCGCTTAACATGATGGATATTGTGGAAGAGCGGGGGATGGAGATCGACCTCCACAGACTTCCGGAAATGCTCGGCGTCCCGGCCATTCCGGTATCTGCCAGAAAAAAGACCGGGCTGTCCATCCTCATGCACGCCGTCTCACATCACAAAGAATATGACAGGCAGGGACCATTGATCCACCACCATCCCGGCCTCAAATACTCACACCGGCATAACCACCACGACGAATATGCCATGGTGTACGAGGATTACATAGAGGACAAGATAGACCTTATCATAGCTGAGCTCAGCCGGTGCTATCCTGATCTGGAAAACAAGCGCTGGCATGCCATCAAGATCCTCGAGCAGGACAAAGGTGTCACAAACGCCTATCCGCTTGAACTCGGCAATACGGTGGACCGCAGCTATGAAAAGGATATCATCAACCAGAAATATAATTTTATAGAGGAGATCATTGCGGAGGTCCTCGTAAACAAGTCACGCAAAGAAGCTTCTACCGATAAAATAGACCGTATTCTTACGAGCCGGTGGCTCGGGCTTCCGATTTTTCTCGGAATTATGGCCCTTGTCTTTTTCTTTACTTTTACGATCGGGGACTGGCTGAAAGGATACTTTGAGATCGGGCTGGAGGCGCTGTCCGCGGCTGTTTCATCCGGCCTTGCCGCTGTAAATACAGGGGAGATGATGACCTCCCTTGTGGTGGACGGCATTATCTCAGGCGTGGGCGGGATCCTGACCTTTCTGCCCAATATATTTATCCTGTTTCTGGCGCTTGCCTTTCTGGAGGACAGCGGTTATATGGCCCGGGTCGCCTTTGTCATGGACGATATCATGAGTAAACTTGGTCTGTCAGGACGGGCCTTCCTTCCGCTGCTTCTCGGTTTCGGCTGTTCGGTTCCTGCCATCATGGCGTCCCGCGCGCTGGAGCATAAGAGAGACCGGTTCAAGACGATCCTCGTCACGCCGTTTATGTCCTGCAGCGCAAGACTGCCTATATATGTGCTGTTTTCTTCCATGTTTTTTGGAAAGCATGCCATGCTCGTATGCTATTCCATGTATGTGCTCGGCATCATCGTAGCCATCGCCACCGCCTTTATCCTGTCCAGGATAGACGGAAGCAGGGCAGAACACGCGCTGCTCATAGAACTGCCGGAATACAAAGCGCCGAATGCACGTACCATCGCCATCTATGTGTGGGAAAAGATAAAAGATTATCTGACCAAAGCCGGTACCGTCATCTTCATCGCCTCTGTCATCATGTGGGTCATACTGAACTTTGGTCCGGGCGGATACGTGACTGACATCACCGAGAGCTTCGGCTCTATCATCGGAAGGGCGGTGGTACCCGTCTTCCGGCCCGCCGGCCTCGGACAGTGGCAGATCATCGTGGCGCTCATCGCCGGAATCGCCGCCAAGGAAGTCGTCGTGTCAAGCTGCAGCGTACTGTTCGGCATCCAGAACATCACAACCGCCCACGGCATGGGCACAATGGTGACGACACTCGGTTCCATGGGATTCGGCGCCCTGAATGCTTATGCACTCATGGTATTCTGCCTGCTGTACGTACCGTGTACCGCCACCATCGCCACGATGCACCGGGAATTAAAAAGCTGGAAAGGAACCCTTGGAATTGTACTCTTTCAGCTTGTAACAGCGTGGACAATGAGCACAATAATCTTTCAAATCGGCAAATTGTTTTAG